A single region of the Mustela lutreola isolate mMusLut2 chromosome 2, mMusLut2.pri, whole genome shotgun sequence genome encodes:
- the KLHDC8B gene encoding kelch domain-containing protein 8B isoform X2, with amino-acid sequence MATGSGRAFAWQVFPPMPTCRVYGTVAYQDGHLLVLGGCGRAGLPLDTAETLDMASHTWLALAPLPTARAGAAAVVLGKQVLVVGGVDEGQSPVAAVEAFLADEGRWERRATLPQAAMGVATVERGGRQGKLPVTAFEAFDLEACTWTRHPSLPSRRAFAGCAMAEGNVFSLGGLQQPGPHNFYSRPHFVNTVEMFDLEHGSWTKLPRSLRMRDKRADFVVGSLGGHIMAIGGLGNQPCPLGSVEGFSLARRRWEALPAMPTARCSCSSLQAGPRLFVIGGVAQGPSQAVEALCLRDGV; translated from the exons ATGGCTACAGGCAGTGGCCGGGCCTTTGCTTGGCAGGTGTTCCCACCCATGCCTACCTGCCGGGTGTATGGCACAGTGGCATACCAGGATGGGCACCTGCTAGTGTTGGGGGGCTGTGGCCGGGCCGGACTGCCCCTGGACACTGCTGAGACCCTGGACATGGCCTCACATACATGGCTTGCACTGGCCCCCCTGCCCACTGCCCGggctggtgcagctgctgtggtgCTGGGCAAGCAGGTGCTAGTGGTGGGTGGTGTGGATGAGGGCCAGAGTCCTGTAGCTGCCGTGGAGGCTTTCCTGGCTGACGAGGGCCGCTGGGAGCGTCGGGCCACCCTCCCTCAGGCAGCCATGGGGGTTGCAACTGTGGAGAGAG GGGGCCGCCAGGGAAAGCTCCCAGTGACTGCTTTTGAGGCCTTTGATCTGGAGGCCTGTACCTGGACCCGGCACCCAAGCCTGCCCAGCCGCCGGGCCTTTGCTGGTTGTGCCATGGCAGAAGGCAACGTCTTCAGCCTGGGTGGCCTGCAGCAACCCGGGCCCCACAATTTCTACTCCCGCCCACACTTTGTCAACACTGTGGAGATGTTCGACCTGGAACATG GGTCCTGGACCAAGCTGCCCCGCAGCCTGCGTATGAGGGATAAGAGGGCCGACTTTGTAGTTGGCTCCCTTGGGGGCCACATCATGGCCATTGGGGGCCTTG GCAACCAGCCATGCCCTCTGGGCTCTGTGGAGGGCTTCAGCCTAGCACGGCGGCGCTGGGAGGCCCTGCCGGCCATGCCCACAGCCCGCTGCTCCTGTTCTAGTCTGCAGGCTGGGCCCCGGCTGTTTGTCATTGGGGGTGTGGCCCAAGGTCCCAGCCAAGCTGTGGAGGCGCTGTGTCTGCGTGATGGGGTCTGA
- the KLHDC8B gene encoding kelch domain-containing protein 8B isoform X1 — MATGSGRAFAWQVFPPMPTCRVYGTVAYQDGHLLVLGGCGRAGLPLDTAETLDMASHTWLALAPLPTARAGAAAVVLGKQVLVVGGVDEGQSPVAAVEAFLADEGRWERRATLPQAAMGVATVERDGMVYALGGMGPDTAPQAQVRVYEPRRDCWLSLPSMPTPCYGASTFLHGNKIYVLGGRQGKLPVTAFEAFDLEACTWTRHPSLPSRRAFAGCAMAEGNVFSLGGLQQPGPHNFYSRPHFVNTVEMFDLEHGSWTKLPRSLRMRDKRADFVVGSLGGHIMAIGGLGNQPCPLGSVEGFSLARRRWEALPAMPTARCSCSSLQAGPRLFVIGGVAQGPSQAVEALCLRDGV; from the exons ATGGCTACAGGCAGTGGCCGGGCCTTTGCTTGGCAGGTGTTCCCACCCATGCCTACCTGCCGGGTGTATGGCACAGTGGCATACCAGGATGGGCACCTGCTAGTGTTGGGGGGCTGTGGCCGGGCCGGACTGCCCCTGGACACTGCTGAGACCCTGGACATGGCCTCACATACATGGCTTGCACTGGCCCCCCTGCCCACTGCCCGggctggtgcagctgctgtggtgCTGGGCAAGCAGGTGCTAGTGGTGGGTGGTGTGGATGAGGGCCAGAGTCCTGTAGCTGCCGTGGAGGCTTTCCTGGCTGACGAGGGCCGCTGGGAGCGTCGGGCCACCCTCCCTCAGGCAGCCATGGGGGTTGCAACTGTGGAGAGAG ATGGTATGGTGTATGCTCTGGGGGGAATGGGCCCAGACACGGCTCCCCAGGCCCAAGTTCGGGTATATGAGCCCCGGCGGGACTGCTGGCTTTCGCTCCCCTCCATGCCCACACCCTGCTACGGGGCTTCTACCTTCCTGCACGGGAACAAGATCTATGTCCTGG GGGGCCGCCAGGGAAAGCTCCCAGTGACTGCTTTTGAGGCCTTTGATCTGGAGGCCTGTACCTGGACCCGGCACCCAAGCCTGCCCAGCCGCCGGGCCTTTGCTGGTTGTGCCATGGCAGAAGGCAACGTCTTCAGCCTGGGTGGCCTGCAGCAACCCGGGCCCCACAATTTCTACTCCCGCCCACACTTTGTCAACACTGTGGAGATGTTCGACCTGGAACATG GGTCCTGGACCAAGCTGCCCCGCAGCCTGCGTATGAGGGATAAGAGGGCCGACTTTGTAGTTGGCTCCCTTGGGGGCCACATCATGGCCATTGGGGGCCTTG GCAACCAGCCATGCCCTCTGGGCTCTGTGGAGGGCTTCAGCCTAGCACGGCGGCGCTGGGAGGCCCTGCCGGCCATGCCCACAGCCCGCTGCTCCTGTTCTAGTCTGCAGGCTGGGCCCCGGCTGTTTGTCATTGGGGGTGTGGCCCAAGGTCCCAGCCAAGCTGTGGAGGCGCTGTGTCTGCGTGATGGGGTCTGA
- the C2H3orf84 gene encoding uncharacterized protein C3orf84 homolog, with translation MQSALVGSWHNTGFYGHYRGQFKSESAQEYRLAAKPQPPAVFLQRCQEPAQQHLFSKHDNRTSFDKGPYCLLQGIGRRKDLERLWQRHTFLRWAPQELELSQQRPPESSYQANFRSGPGLSDLPQRLIHFVQIEPPRTSTTYQQNFCQPSRGGHCGSSNTGPVTNTLPDLPGIPRPKLLQHYLHAGVSECLNWSRLLNKDS, from the exons ATGCAAAGTGCTTTAGTAGGCTCGTGG CACAACACTGGCTTCTATGGGCACTACAGAGGCCAATTCAAGAGTGAAAGCGCTCAAGAATACCGCCTTGCAGCCAAGCCCCAGCCTCCAGCAGTGTTCCTGCAGCGATGTCAG GAGCCAGCACAGCAACACTTGTTCTCCAAGCATGACAACCGTACTTCTTTCGACAAA GGCCCCTACTGCCTGCTGCAGGGAATCGGAAGGCGGAAAGACCTGGAGCGTCTGTGGCAGCGGCACACCTTCCTGCGCTGGGCACCCCAGGAGCTGGAGTTGAGCCAGCAGCGGCCCCCTGAATCCTCCTACCAGGCCAATTTCCGGTCAGGCCCAGGACTCAGTGACCTCCCCCAGCGCCTTATCCACTTTGTGCAGATCGAGCCTCCCCGAACCAGCACCACCTACCAACAGAACTTCTGCCAGCCATCCCGGGGTGGCCACTGTGGCAGCAGCAATACGGGACCGGTAACCAACACACTGCCTGACCTCCCAGGGATCCCAAGACCCAAGCTGCTGCAGCATTACCTTCATGCTGGGGTCTCGGAGTGTCTAAACTGGTCCAGATTATTAAACAAGGACAGCTGA